The DNA region GAAGGGAGAGTTGCCCTTCAGCGATGATACAGACCCGTATGTTTGGCTTTTACATCCGGAACAGCAGTTAAAAGCGTCTGCGATTGTTGAAGACTATCGACAACAAACAGAGCTTACTTACCAAGACTGGCAATGTCCGCAATGTTCAGAGCAGAATGAGGGACAGTTTGGTGCTTGTTGGCAATGTGGATATCAAATAGGGGAGCTATGATGGCT from Vibrio hyugaensis includes:
- a CDS encoding putative signal transducing protein, which codes for MKIFIAKNPAEAHIVCELLKTEQIHCEVRGEGMFGLKGELPFSDDTDPYVWLLHPEQQLKASAIVEDYRQQTELTYQDWQCPQCSEQNEGQFGACWQCGYQIGEL